One genomic region from Argentina anserina chromosome 2, drPotAnse1.1, whole genome shotgun sequence encodes:
- the LOC126785331 gene encoding probable pectinesterase/pectinesterase inhibitor 41 produces MDSSKSLATASFLILLSLLASMSLAADTTAPTTTVSAGTICKGTPDPSYCKSVLPNQTSSTVYDYGRFSVRKSLSQALKFLNLIDKYLQKRSSLSVPAVRALEDCRLLAGFNMDFLQDSFQTVNKTSSILSTIKADDVQTYMSAIITNQQTCLDGIQSVASSWGLKNGLAVPLRNDTKLYSVSLALFTKGWVPNNKKGSGGRTGRKSGFKNGRMPMKMSSKSRAVYEAASRRKLDEDDGVLVSDVVTVSQDGTGDYTTITDAIAAAPNKSAAANGYFMIYVKAGVYEEYVSIAKNKRYLMMVGDGINQTILTGNRSVVDGWTTFNSATFAVVAPGFVAVNMTFRNTAGAIKHQAVALRNGADLSTFYSCSFEAYQDTLYTHSLRQFYRECDIYGTVDFIFGNAAVVLQNCNIYPRLPMSGQFNAITAQGRTDPNQNTGTSIHNCTIRAADDLASNNGTTETYLGRPWKEYSRTVYMQSNIDSVVSSAGWRAWDGEFALSTLYYAEYNNTGAGSDTTNRVTWAGYHVITNSSDASNFTVSNFLLGDDWLPQTGVPYTGGLL; encoded by the exons ATGGATTCTTCTAAATCCCTAGCGACAGCTTCATTTCTCATCCTCCTTTCTCTCCTAGCCTCTATGTCTCTTGCTGCTGATACCACTGCTCCTACTACTACGGTATCTGCAGGGACAATATGCAAGGGTACCCCGGACCCCTCTTACTGTAAATCAGTTCTTCCCAACCAAACATCCTCGACCGTTTATGACTACGGACGATTTTCCGTGCGTAAATCCCTTTCCCAAGCCCTGAAGTTTCTAAACTTAATCGATAAGTACCTCCAAAAACGATCCTCTTTGTCCGTCCCCGCCGTCCGAGCCCTCGAGGACTGCCGGCTCCTCGCAGGGTTCAACATGGACTTCTTGCAGGACTCATTTCAAACCGTCAACAAAACCAGCAGCATTCTTTCTACTATCAAAGCCGACGATGTTCAGACCTATATGAGTGCTATTATAACAAACCAACAGACGTGCTTAGACGGCATACAGTCGGTCGCTTCGTCTTGGGGACTGAAAAACGGGCTTGCTGTCCCGCTCCGCAATGACACCAAGCTCTACAGTGTCTCCCTCGCGCTCTTTACCAAGGGTTGGGTCCCCAACAACAAGAAAGGCAGTGGCGGGAGGACCGGGAGGAAGAGCGGGTTCAAAAACGGACGGATGCCGATGAAAATGTCGAGCAAATCACGTGCGGTTTATGAGGCGGCGAGCCGGAGGAAGTTGGACGAGGATGATGGGGTGTTGGTGAGTGACGTGGTGACGGTGAGTCAGGATGGCACTGGCGACTATACTACTATTACTGACGCCATTGCCGCCGCTCCAAATAAATCTGCCGCGGCGAATGGCTACTTCATGATCTATGTGAAGGCTGGAGTTTATGAAGAGTACGTGTCCATTGCAAAGAACAAGAGGTATTTGATGATGGTTGGAGATGGGATCAACCAGACGATTCTCACCGGTAATCGGAGCGTTGTTGATGGATGGACAACTTTCAACTCTGCAACATTTG CTGTAGTTGCACCCGGATTTGTAGCCGTAAACATGACATTCCGTAACACTGCCGGAGCCATCAAGCACCAAGCAGTCGCACTCCGAAACGGAGCGGATCTATCCACATTCTACAGTTGCAGCTTCGAGGCGTACCAAGATACCTTGTACACACATTCCCTAAGGCAATTCTACCGAGAATGTGACATCTACGGAACAGTGGATTTCATCTTTGGAAATGCAGCAGTTGTGTTACAAAACTGCAACATATACCCTCGGCTTCCCATGAGTGGCCAGTTCAATGCCATCACGGCTCAGGGACGAACTGACCCGAATCAGAATACCGGTACCTCGATCCACAATTGCACTATCCGAGCGGCCGATGACCTAGCTTCGAACAATGGAACTACCGAGACTTATCTAGGTAGGCCATGGAAGGAGTATTCAAGAACTGTTTACATGCAGTCCAACATTGATAGTGTGGTTAGCTCTGCTGGTTGGAGAGCTTGGGATGGAGAGTTTGCTCTCAGCACATTGTATTATGCAGAGTACAATAACACAGGAGCAGGATCGGACACCACAAATAGGGTTACATGGGCAGGATATCATGTGATTACCAACTCTAGCGATGCCTCTAACTTCACTGTGTCCAATTTCCTGCTGGGAGATGACTGGTTGCCTCAAACAGGAGTGCCTTACACCGGCGGCTTACTTTGA
- the LOC126785007 gene encoding probable pectinesterase/pectinesterase inhibitor 20 isoform X2 — MMIGEGINQTVITGNRSIVDGWTTFNSATFAVTASWFVAVNITFRNTAGAIKHQAVAVRNGGDLSAFYSCSFEGYQNTLYTHSQRQFYRKCNVYGTVDFIFGNAAAVLQNCNIYPRLPMRGQFNSITAQGRADPNQNTGIVIHKGTIRASDDLASDKGRTRTYLGRPWRKYSRTVYLKPFMDGCIDGEGWSKWSGDFALSTLYYAEYKCRGPGSNTSKRVTWPGYHVLKNIMEAKKFTVSKFLLGKMWLPQTGVPFTSGL, encoded by the exons ATGATGATTGGTGAGGGCATCAACCAAACTGTCATAACAGGCAATCGGAGTATTGTAGATGGCTGGACAACTTTCAATTCAGCAACGTTTG CTGTAACTGCATCATGGTTTGTAGCAGTGAACATAACCTTCCGCAACACTGCCGGAGCAATCAAACACCAAGCCGTCGCAGTTCGAAACGGTGGAGATCTATCCGCATTCTACAGTTGCAGCTTCGAAGGGTACCAAAACACCTTATACACACATTCCCAAAGACAATTCTACAGGAAATGCAACGTCTACGGAACAGTGGATTTTATATTTGGAAACGCAGCAGCTGTTTTACAAAATTGTAATATATACCCCCGGCTTCCGATGCGTGGCCAATTCAACTCCATCACGGCTCAGGGTCGAGCAGACCCGAATCAAAACACAGGCATTGTAATCCACAAGGGAACCATCAGAGCGTCCGATGACTTAGCTTCTGACAAGGGAAGAACCAGGACTTATTTAGGGAGGCCATGGAGAAAGTATTCAAGGACGGTGTACTTGAAACCCTTCATGGATGGTTGCATAGATGGAGAAGGTTGGAGTAAATGGAGTGGAGATTTCGCACTAAGCACATTGTATTACGCCGAGTATAAATGTCGGGGCCCTGGATCGAATACTAGCAAAAGAGTTACATGGCCCGGTTATCATGTGTTGAAAAACATTATGGAAGCAAAAAAATTTACAGTGTCCAAGTTCTTGCTTGGGAAAATGTGGCTTCCTCAAACTGGAGTCCCATTTACCAGTGGGTTATAG
- the LOC126785007 gene encoding pectinesterase-like isoform X1 → MDSQPTFVFKLSTFILHLIPILFASGFIAAEPCWATDPVSKEIICENTPNPSYCKFILPNQTTNGYDYGRYAVRKSLLQSHYLLNLVNKYLQNNSTLSKTAVLALEDCKLLAELNKDLLASSLETLNPTNQTLPRSKAEDVRTWLSAVLTNQQTCLDGVQAISSKLSWRSMRNGLLVSDNTNLYSVSLALFTKVWMPEKEEEEMITWRKQLLQNIGDVPVRETVTVSWDGSGKFTTINDAVAAAPINTKGLNGYFLIYIKAGVYEENVNIANNKNYLMMIGEGINQTVITGNRSIVDGWTTFNSATFAVTASWFVAVNITFRNTAGAIKHQAVAVRNGGDLSAFYSCSFEGYQNTLYTHSQRQFYRKCNVYGTVDFIFGNAAAVLQNCNIYPRLPMRGQFNSITAQGRADPNQNTGIVIHKGTIRASDDLASDKGRTRTYLGRPWRKYSRTVYLKPFMDGCIDGEGWSKWSGDFALSTLYYAEYKCRGPGSNTSKRVTWPGYHVLKNIMEAKKFTVSKFLLGKMWLPQTGVPFTSGL, encoded by the exons ATGGATTCACAACCAACCTTTGTGTTCAAACTATCAACTTTCATTCTTCATCTGATTCCCATCCTTTTTGCCTCTGGATTTATAGCTGCAGAGCCATGTTGGGCAACTGATCCGGTCTCCAAAGAAATAATTTGCGAAAATACCCCAAACCCTTCATATTGCAAGTTCATTCTCCCCAACCAAACCACCAATGGGTATGACTACGGCCGTTATGCTGTCCGGAAATCATTATTACAATCCCATTATCTGCTTAATTTGGTGAACAAGTATCTCCAAAACAACTCGACCCTCTCTAAAACAGCAGTTCTCGCCCTTGAAGATTGCAAGCTTCTTGCAGAACTCAACAAAGATCTTCTTGCAAGCTCCTTAGAAACCCTCAACCCCACTAACCAAACACTTCCCAGATCGAAAGCTGAGGACGTTCGTACCTGGCTCAGTGCCGTCCTCACAAACCAGCAAACATGCTTGGATGGCGTACAAGCAATTTCTTCTAAATTATCTTGGAGGAGCATGAGAAATGGACTTTTGGTCTCAGACAACACGAACCTTTATAGTGTATCTCTAGCTTTGTTCACCAAGGTATGGATGCCTgaaaaggaggaggaggagatgatTACATGGAGGAAGCAGCTGCTTCAGAATATTGGTGACGTGCCAGTGAGGGAGACTGTCACTGTGAGTTGGGACGGAAGTGGGAAGTTCACCACCATAAATGACGCTGTTGCCGCTGCTCCAATCAACACTAAAGGTCTAAATGGTTACTTCTTGATTTATATCAAGGCAGGAGTTTATGAAGAGAATGTGAACATTGCAAATAACAAAAACTATCTGATGATGATTGGTGAGGGCATCAACCAAACTGTCATAACAGGCAATCGGAGTATTGTAGATGGCTGGACAACTTTCAATTCAGCAACGTTTG CTGTAACTGCATCATGGTTTGTAGCAGTGAACATAACCTTCCGCAACACTGCCGGAGCAATCAAACACCAAGCCGTCGCAGTTCGAAACGGTGGAGATCTATCCGCATTCTACAGTTGCAGCTTCGAAGGGTACCAAAACACCTTATACACACATTCCCAAAGACAATTCTACAGGAAATGCAACGTCTACGGAACAGTGGATTTTATATTTGGAAACGCAGCAGCTGTTTTACAAAATTGTAATATATACCCCCGGCTTCCGATGCGTGGCCAATTCAACTCCATCACGGCTCAGGGTCGAGCAGACCCGAATCAAAACACAGGCATTGTAATCCACAAGGGAACCATCAGAGCGTCCGATGACTTAGCTTCTGACAAGGGAAGAACCAGGACTTATTTAGGGAGGCCATGGAGAAAGTATTCAAGGACGGTGTACTTGAAACCCTTCATGGATGGTTGCATAGATGGAGAAGGTTGGAGTAAATGGAGTGGAGATTTCGCACTAAGCACATTGTATTACGCCGAGTATAAATGTCGGGGCCCTGGATCGAATACTAGCAAAAGAGTTACATGGCCCGGTTATCATGTGTTGAAAAACATTATGGAAGCAAAAAAATTTACAGTGTCCAAGTTCTTGCTTGGGAAAATGTGGCTTCCTCAAACTGGAGTCCCATTTACCAGTGGGTTATAG